A DNA window from Streptomyces parvus contains the following coding sequences:
- a CDS encoding carbohydrate ABC transporter permease, protein MSTVSAKAPAGADRAPGPPRPGGPKRRRVRREKQWPAYVFLTPWMLGAAVLTLVPMAVSLYLSFTDYNLFEAPRWVGLRNYTEMLTEDPRYWRSVGTTLLYVVVAVPLKLVLALGAAMLLKNLGRGRSFYRSAFYAPSLLGASMTVALVWRALFNDGGTVPDLLGAIGVDSGGWVGDPDLTVFVVVLLTVWQFGAPMVIFLAGLQQISPDLYEAAALDGAGRWRQFVSITVPMLSPVVFFNLVLEMIQSFQVFTPAFAISGGTGGPADSTMFYTLYLYERGFTASHMGYAAAMAWLLLIAIGVVTLVLFRTSRSWVFYADEEGR, encoded by the coding sequence ATGAGCACGGTGTCGGCCAAGGCGCCCGCGGGCGCCGACCGGGCGCCAGGACCGCCCCGGCCCGGAGGCCCCAAGCGCCGCCGCGTCCGGCGGGAGAAGCAGTGGCCCGCCTACGTCTTCCTCACCCCGTGGATGCTCGGGGCGGCGGTCCTGACGCTCGTCCCCATGGCGGTGTCCCTCTATCTCTCGTTCACCGACTACAACCTCTTCGAGGCGCCGCGCTGGGTCGGGCTGCGCAACTACACGGAGATGCTCACCGAGGACCCGCGCTACTGGCGCTCGGTCGGCACGACCCTGCTGTACGTGGTGGTCGCCGTGCCGCTGAAGCTGGTCCTCGCGCTCGGCGCGGCGATGCTGCTCAAGAATCTCGGCCGCGGCCGTTCCTTCTACCGCTCCGCCTTCTACGCACCCTCCCTGCTCGGTGCGAGCATGACCGTCGCCCTGGTGTGGCGGGCGCTCTTCAACGACGGCGGTACGGTCCCCGACCTGCTCGGGGCGATCGGCGTCGACAGCGGCGGCTGGGTCGGCGATCCCGATCTGACGGTGTTCGTCGTGGTGCTGCTGACCGTGTGGCAGTTCGGTGCGCCGATGGTCATCTTCCTGGCCGGTCTCCAGCAGATCTCGCCGGACCTGTACGAGGCGGCGGCGCTGGACGGGGCGGGCCGCTGGCGGCAGTTCGTCTCCATCACGGTGCCGATGCTCTCGCCGGTGGTCTTCTTCAACCTGGTGCTGGAGATGATCCAGTCGTTCCAGGTGTTCACCCCGGCCTTCGCCATCAGCGGCGGCACCGGCGGCCCCGCCGACTCGACGATGTTCTACACGCTGTATCTGTACGAACGCGGGTTCACCGCCTCGCACATGGGCTACGCGGCGGCCATGGCCTGGCTGCTGCTGATCGCCATCGGCGTGGTCACGCTGGTGCTCTTCAGGACGTCCCGGTCCTGGGTCTTCTACGCGGACGAGGAGGGGCGATGA
- a CDS encoding ABC transporter substrate-binding protein codes for MSEPPECRRHLPGRRAFLAAAGAGVGTALAGSLSACSATGGGSSKGVTLTFSWWGNDDRAERTERAVRLFEKENPRVRVATSNADFGSYMQKLATQAAGGGIPDVAQLDYRQVSQYAGGGALLSLSAALSEGAIRSDEMDAEFVRTGTYEDEQYALPMGRGITGFAYDTRLYRKAGVATPHPGWTWREWAAANRRITALGERAPDGRTVGGANDGGVNEDVFEVWLRSRGGRLYASQTRLGFTEDDLTEFWTFCDDLRDDGVVARAEDTSQATSTETSPMGRRLAAADFTWDAPFPGYPALLGEQVRFAPVPTTGGRQGAYFKPSMLLGVGAHTEHPKEATALVDFLLNDPRAGDILGFSRSTPPNRTIAARVAKTLKGAELDIYRYALRMEEYGLDAPPTAPPRGDVAIQTAFNRTYQRVMYGLATPRQAARELIDEAKRELRS; via the coding sequence ATGTCCGAGCCCCCCGAGTGCCGACGCCATCTCCCGGGCCGGCGCGCCTTCCTGGCCGCCGCCGGGGCCGGTGTCGGCACCGCCCTGGCGGGGTCGCTGTCCGCCTGCTCCGCCACCGGCGGCGGCTCGTCCAAAGGCGTCACGCTCACCTTTTCCTGGTGGGGCAACGACGACCGTGCCGAACGCACCGAACGAGCCGTCCGTCTCTTCGAGAAGGAGAACCCGAGGGTCAGGGTCGCCACCTCCAACGCCGACTTCGGCTCGTACATGCAGAAGCTCGCCACCCAGGCGGCGGGCGGCGGCATCCCGGACGTGGCGCAGCTGGACTACCGGCAGGTGTCGCAGTACGCGGGCGGCGGCGCGCTCCTGTCGCTCTCCGCTGCCCTGTCCGAGGGGGCGATCCGCAGCGACGAGATGGACGCGGAGTTCGTGCGCACCGGGACATACGAGGACGAGCAGTACGCCCTGCCGATGGGCCGTGGCATCACGGGATTCGCGTACGACACCCGGCTGTACAGGAAGGCGGGGGTGGCCACCCCGCACCCCGGCTGGACCTGGCGGGAGTGGGCGGCGGCCAACCGGCGCATCACCGCGCTGGGCGAGCGGGCGCCGGACGGGCGCACGGTGGGCGGCGCCAACGACGGTGGCGTCAACGAGGACGTCTTCGAGGTGTGGCTGCGCAGCCGGGGCGGCCGGCTCTACGCGAGCCAGACCCGGCTGGGCTTCACGGAGGACGACCTCACGGAGTTCTGGACCTTCTGCGACGACCTGCGCGACGACGGGGTCGTCGCGCGGGCCGAGGACACCTCCCAGGCGACCAGTACCGAGACATCCCCGATGGGCCGTCGGCTGGCCGCCGCCGATTTCACCTGGGACGCGCCGTTCCCCGGCTATCCGGCGCTGCTCGGCGAGCAGGTGCGGTTCGCGCCCGTACCGACGACAGGCGGCCGCCAGGGCGCGTACTTCAAGCCGTCGATGCTCCTCGGCGTCGGGGCGCACACCGAGCATCCGAAGGAGGCGACCGCGCTGGTGGACTTTCTCCTCAACGACCCGAGAGCCGGGGACATCCTCGGCTTCTCCCGGTCCACTCCCCCGAACCGGACCATCGCCGCCCGCGTCGCCAAGACGCTCAAGGGGGCGGAGCTGGACATCTACCGGTACGCGCTGCGGATGGAGGAGTACGGCCTGGACGCGCCGCCGACCGCGCCACCGCGAGGCGACGTGGCGATCCAGACCGCCTTCAACCGCACGTACCAACGCGTCATGTACGGCCTGGCCACCCCCCGGCAGGCGGCGCGCGAACTGATCGACGAGGCGAAGCGGGAGCTGCGGTCATGA